actataaatactattatatattaaaagtatatagatttattattaattattaaattatatctttaaaaaagttaaaaattaagttactttaaagtaaactatatatagtaatttctttatatttagctttattttttacttttttttcctttaagacttttaatatttttctttaatttattaatagccttcTTAAAGaagtaaataattataaagtatataaggtaattaaaagtattaattaactttatagtaattaccttaatagaattattattatctaaagaaattaaaataataaacttattattaaagttaaaattatatttatatttacttttcttaagtataaatactatagaaaagttaatataaggctataataaataataagtaatatatataattaatataagaatataataagcttaaatagttttaattataattaatatatctttatagcttatttaaatatatataatagtttataattattttattattaatagtatacttcttataaagccttaaattaagaaaaaaggctttatagaaataataaagtataatattaaaattctattaaaagaattttattatatataaatcctAAGTActttacttaaattaattaatataaagcttaataagctttaataaaaactataaaggttaatatagtattatatataaagaataataacttattaattctttatttattttaataatcttaaaacctttataataataatttattaaggtataatatatagcctaaatagtaatatttaaatataaagtaagctatttattaatcttaaaattaaaaaaaaaataataactttaaatatctctttagaaaaataaaaaaaagtatttatttatatttatctctAAGGCCctctttatagccttataagctaaatttttattataaatattaatatatttaatataaactatagctagattaaaagtacttttaattaaatttaatttctttaagttaatataaaataatatataattaatatactataatttaataataataaaaagttataaggcctttttaataattttatattttattattttatttttattaagtatattaataagaaaaataattataatattattaaaactctcttttttaaggctttaaagcttatctttttactttttaattttatttttaattttatttttaatagctttatctttaataaagaatatagctAATTCTTATTCTTaagctttctttataataatatattcttattatttcttttatataataattatctttataataataatcttttttatagtaaaagcctttattataataaaggctttctttataatatattttaattttcttaaagctataaaaggctaataaggttatatatatacttataaaaataaaattaatttatagaaaatattaatattattaaaaagtattaattttatataattaattaatatataaaataaatatataaaaaagaaaaaaaaatataaaaaaaagcttataattatataaaaataataaaagctaaataaaatctatttaaaatataaaaaaaataaaaaataaatttatataaaataaaaacctatattaagcttatagctttaatataaaaattaataaataaatataactataaaaaaataaaaatagtattaaataaaaaatttaaattatataattttaaatatataaatattaaattatttaaagctattataaatatataaatataataaaaaataaagaatttttattttataaagtatattaattttaaaaataaaaaataaagctaaaactataatatataaatataattaatatattaatatataaccttaagagCTttataagctaatataagctatttatattattataataattaactttttataaattaaaaagaaaaaaaatatatttaataaaaccCTATAGAGAAGGTTAACTTACTATGTTTTAACTTTTAGAACAGTAAGCCCTATGGTTGCCCGTAGGGGCAGTCGAATGCTGTGTCATGATCAAAGCGGCTAATAAGAGAATTAGAGAGGTGAATCATGCATAAACCAGGTACAAATGGGGGCCATAACAAAGACATAATAGCCATTTTTAATCACTGCCAATATCAATCATTTGAGATAAAGAAGGAGAATGTTGAGATGCCAAAGTTCAGGCAAGCAGCTATCTATAAGTGACCCATTCAAGCTTTGAGCTGTCAACGGGATCCATGACAACTCCACCACAACAATTAAATAAACAGTTGAGACACATAGAGCTTTATTTCTTAACTCCTACTCGCCTCCCAATTATCTACTTAAAATCCAGACATGCTAGTGCTCCGTACAAGGGCAGCAATAATTCATCATTTCGGCGTATCCGTAGCCGATTCCAACCATTTCCATAATCAAATAAGCAAACGCCGGTCCGTCAACGTAGATGCATAACCTAACCCGCCCATATCTTCACAGTATTTAGTTGGCGAGGATGGTTCGCACGAGGTCTGTTTTTGGTTTGTCAGTCACCGCTCGGGTCGTCGCTGCTCTTGGGAGGTTGTACGTACCAGTGTAATTGACCTGGCCTGAGCTGGTGTCAACGGCCTTGAGGAGCTCGTCGACCTCCTCATCAGTCATCTTCTCGCCCAGGTTTGTCAAAATGTACTTGAGCTGGCCGACGCCGATGAAACCCGTCATATCCTTATCAAACACTTGGAAACCACGGCAGTATTCCTCAGGCTCGCCAGGGTCGCGGAAGCCGCCGGGGCGGTTCAGCACGCGCTGGAATGTCTCGAAATCGACTGTGTCGGGAAAATCAGCATAAGTTTTGGATTTCATCGTCGCAGAAGTATGATTGTTACTCACATTCGCCACCAACGTTCTTCTCCAGGTCCTGGATCTCAGCAAGGGTAGGGTTCTGGCCACAGGCGCGCAGAAGATCACCGAGGCTGTCAACAGTGACACGGCCGTTTCCGCGCTTGTCGAACAGGGCAAAAGCCTCCTTGTAGTTGGTAGAAGCCTGCGATTCAAACTTGTTGTTAGACATGATTACTTATGATGAGTATAATGAGAGTTGCTGGTATGTGAATTTTGCGACTGCGAATGTTGTGATAATTCAAAGAGATGCAAGATGCGGAGATTCAAGGCTGGTCTTGAATTGGAAGCAAAAAGCCAACTTCCAACTATTCGGGCAACGCAAAAAGCAATCGGTCGAATCAGAAGGCGGGGTGCATTGTTTACGCATCTGAATAAAGGGGTGTCCGGGGCAACTGGAGCTCACCATTTTTAGGTAGGTTATTGGAGGGGTGGTTCTGTTTTGTGGCTGGTTGAGTTGGTAACGCAACAAACAGTCGATAAGAACGTCGTTGTGATGGTTTCTGAGAATGGAAAAATGGTGTTGAGAGGTtgaaagatgaagaagatagATAGAAAAGAGGGCCAAGATTACATTCCATGCGCACTTCCTCTCCACGCTCTGGCCTCCATGGAGTCTTTTGCTAGACACTGACGGGGCAACGGGGTCAGTCCATGGGTTAACATGAGCCATGTCACTACCTGCAAAATAAACTGAGCATTTTACACATTAGACTAGCCCATTGTATCCTTTTTATTCTGTCAACCTCCACTAACGCCGTTTGGCGGTGAAACTATTGGAACTGGAGTAAATAATGCAAGACCCCTTTAAACACGTTAACAATTGTGTACCGCAGCTATTATCATGAAACAATATCTGGATATTTTTACATATATTCAAACTACGATTAATGTTATGATGCTTTAGTAGCATCATGGTGGCATTCTAGCAATTACAATAATGCCTCGATTACTCTCTGCCCACGACCTTCAAAGATAAGGCCATGCACAACTTTGGGCATGATATACTTACCGCCCATTACTACGGCGCTATCATTTCTTCTCAAAGATATTCCGCAATGCATGCGGCACttgttgttattgtcgaCGTCATGTTTTGAATTCGCTTAATTTCTTCTCATGAAGCGGGTTTCACAAACATGACCTTGAGATGAACTCCCCTGGTTTTGACAAGCGCCAGCCATCCGAGATCGATTGAAACAATGTCAAGACATACCACTTATCACAGATCTCGCTTATTAGCGAGAAATCTCGATAGTTCTGTACCTATACCAAGGTACTAAGTTAGATATCCAAAA
This Fusarium poae strain DAOMC 252244 chromosome 3, whole genome shotgun sequence DNA region includes the following protein-coding sequences:
- the CDC4 gene encoding SCF ubiquitin ligase complex subunit cdc4 (BUSCO:53033at5125) codes for the protein MSNNKFESQASTNYKEAFALFDKRGNGRVTVDSLGDLLRACGQNPTLAEIQDLEKNVGGEFDFETFQRVLNRPGGFRDPGEPEEYCRGFQVFDKDMTGFIGVGQLKYILTNLGEKMTDEEVDELLKAVDTSSGQVNYTDLVRTILAN